The following are from one region of the Methylophilus sp. DW102 genome:
- a CDS encoding SulP family inorganic anion transporter — protein sequence MSTDTQRSGPLSLLAHLNRDLPASIVVFFVALPLCLGIALASGAPLFSGVIAGIIGGIVVGLASGSQLGVSGPAAGLAVIVLAAISNLGSYEAFLAAVVLAGVFQFLLGQFKAGFIAYFVPSSVIKGMLTGIGLLIILKQIPHAFGYDADFEGDEAFEEAGGHNTFSDILQAWDLLTPGAILIAAVSFAILIFWDVYLSKKHRVFQVLQGPIVVVFTGIALNWAFMHEWLDFKLAADQIVSLPVASSLGDFASFFTHPDFSQMTQPLVIKTALVMAIVASLETLLCVEATDKLDPHKRVTPTNRELKAQGLGNVLSGLIGGLPITQVIVRSSANITFGAHTKMSAILHGFWLLLSAITIASLLNMIPLASLATILIMVGYKLAKPSLFKQMYALGWEQFVPFVVTIAAIVLTDLLTGIGLGLVVAIFFTLHHSYRNSHYIKQTRSNEEGREVYHLVLAEEVSFFNKASILEVLASIPRNSKVVIDCTNSKSIAYDVVEFIQDYQQQAKLKNIAVETIQFNPPKFMLGH from the coding sequence ATGTCAACCGATACTCAACGGTCAGGGCCGTTGTCATTGTTAGCGCATTTGAACCGCGACCTACCGGCTTCGATTGTCGTCTTTTTTGTCGCCTTGCCCCTGTGCCTGGGTATTGCACTGGCTTCTGGCGCTCCTTTGTTTTCCGGCGTGATTGCCGGCATTATCGGTGGCATTGTGGTTGGCCTCGCCAGTGGTTCGCAACTGGGGGTGAGTGGACCCGCGGCCGGCCTGGCGGTGATTGTGCTGGCCGCCATTAGCAACCTGGGTTCTTATGAGGCATTTCTCGCTGCGGTCGTACTGGCCGGGGTGTTCCAGTTTTTGCTGGGCCAGTTTAAAGCCGGCTTCATTGCTTATTTTGTGCCATCTTCGGTGATTAAAGGCATGCTGACCGGCATCGGCCTGTTGATTATCCTCAAGCAGATTCCGCATGCCTTTGGCTATGATGCGGATTTTGAAGGTGACGAAGCCTTTGAGGAGGCAGGGGGTCACAACACATTTAGTGATATTTTGCAGGCCTGGGATTTATTGACGCCAGGCGCCATCCTGATTGCCGCTGTTTCCTTTGCCATCCTGATTTTTTGGGATGTCTATTTGAGTAAAAAGCATCGTGTGTTTCAAGTGCTGCAAGGGCCGATTGTGGTGGTGTTCACCGGTATCGCGCTCAACTGGGCGTTTATGCATGAATGGCTGGACTTCAAACTGGCGGCTGACCAGATTGTGAGCTTGCCCGTTGCCAGCAGTCTCGGCGACTTCGCCAGTTTTTTCACCCACCCGGATTTTAGTCAGATGACTCAGCCTTTGGTGATCAAAACCGCATTGGTGATGGCGATTGTGGCCAGCCTGGAAACCCTGCTGTGTGTGGAGGCGACGGATAAACTAGACCCGCATAAGCGTGTGACACCGACCAACCGTGAGCTCAAGGCGCAGGGGTTAGGCAATGTTTTGTCTGGCCTGATTGGCGGTTTACCCATCACACAGGTGATCGTACGTAGCAGTGCAAACATTACCTTTGGTGCACACACAAAAATGTCAGCGATACTGCATGGTTTTTGGTTACTGTTGAGTGCCATCACCATCGCCAGCCTGTTGAATATGATTCCGCTGGCCAGCCTGGCAACCATTCTGATTATGGTCGGCTATAAGCTGGCCAAACCCAGCCTGTTCAAGCAGATGTATGCCTTGGGTTGGGAACAGTTTGTGCCTTTTGTGGTAACGATTGCCGCGATTGTGTTGACTGACTTGCTGACCGGCATCGGCTTGGGCCTAGTGGTGGCTATTTTCTTCACCTTGCACCATAGCTATCGTAATTCGCATTACATCAAGCAAACGCGCTCGAACGAAGAGGGCCGCGAAGTGTATCATCTCGTTTTGGCCGAAGAAGTATCGTTTTTTAATAAAGCGAGCATCCTCGAAGTCCTGGCATCCATCCCGCGCAATAGCAAGGTGGTGATTGATTGCACCAATAGCAAATCAATCGCCTATGATGTGGTGGAGTTTATCCAAGACTACCAACAACAGGCCAAACTGAAAAATATTGCGGTTGAAACCATCCAGTTTAACCCGCCCAAATTTATGCTTGGCCATTAA
- a CDS encoding LuxR C-terminal-related transcriptional regulator → MPNDSAHSPIPHAANAPATESAFALRNALKQNQVQIAHERLFEKLGQQLFSHGWSESLLQWVLDELSGQFGAPHALISQQHAGALKILAQRGNTYPVGARMPMLGALALWLKEPITFEVHTQYVASLWTLQPPAGTAPTLHCYHLPIAVQQRAVGLLALMTSNPLSPANLQLLHSLCGLIGFALQQSTRTATSIDDSVLQKLTPREREVFALLPSGASNAILAQKLGISPGTIKIHVERILSKLDLRDRTQAAVKAVEAGFSSDGL, encoded by the coding sequence ATGCCTAACGACAGTGCTCACTCACCCATACCCCATGCTGCAAATGCGCCTGCCACGGAAAGTGCATTTGCCCTGCGCAACGCCCTCAAACAAAATCAGGTGCAAATCGCGCATGAGCGCCTGTTTGAAAAGCTCGGGCAGCAATTATTTAGTCATGGCTGGTCAGAGAGCCTGCTGCAATGGGTACTGGATGAGTTAAGCGGACAATTTGGTGCGCCGCATGCCCTGATCAGCCAGCAGCATGCCGGGGCGCTCAAAATTCTGGCACAAAGAGGCAATACCTATCCGGTGGGCGCGCGTATGCCCATGCTGGGTGCGCTGGCGCTATGGCTCAAGGAACCAATCACGTTTGAAGTGCATACTCAATATGTCGCCAGCTTATGGACGCTACAACCGCCCGCAGGCACAGCACCCACCTTGCATTGCTATCATCTGCCGATTGCCGTCCAGCAGCGGGCGGTTGGCCTGCTGGCACTCATGACCAGCAATCCACTTAGCCCCGCCAATCTGCAGCTATTGCATAGCCTGTGCGGATTGATTGGATTTGCCCTGCAACAATCCACCCGCACTGCCACTAGCATTGATGACAGCGTCCTGCAAAAACTGACCCCGCGCGAACGCGAGGTCTTTGCCTTGTTACCCTCCGGCGCCAGCAATGCCATCCTGGCGCAAAAGCTGGGCATTTCACCGGGCACGATCAAGATTCATGTAGAACGTATTTTAAGCAAACTGGACTTGCGGGACCGCACACAAGCGGCAGTCAAGGCGGTTGAAGCCGGTTTTAGCAGCGACGGACTATAA